The following coding sequences are from one Neovison vison isolate M4711 chromosome X, ASM_NN_V1, whole genome shotgun sequence window:
- the LOC122897560 gene encoding LOW QUALITY PROTEIN: protein FAM204A-like (The sequence of the model RefSeq protein was modified relative to this genomic sequence to represent the inferred CDS: substituted 1 base at 1 genomic stop codon), producing the protein MEEKMWSGLLPPGLNESDVELNSEDEAPLENSGLNLQEDKEDGAITKTEISNCQTGGPKPGAEANVNAYKECPSGIPLNMWHKFQELHKKHAEQKTSTSGFRRKKRKHSRKGKLKNEEETHSEQTSSETQXKELTQYFGINDRFEPPVKKKKVDKSGLEKSIDQAVEEWNIEKAEELSNQLATRELGVKIAKAVACHNFVKDKKDAENSQVARKKKKLAWGFEAKKRWKTKSNMGYM; encoded by the coding sequence ATGGAAGAAAAGATGTGGAGTGGGCTGCTACCTCCTGGCCTAAATGAAAGTGATGTTGAGTTGAATTCTGAAGATGAAGCCCCATTAGAGAACTCTGGACTTAACTTGCAggaagataaagaagatggggccATTACAAAAACAGAGATCTCAAATTGCCAAACTGGTGGACCAAAACCTGGGGCAGAGGCAAATGTAAATGCATACAAAGAGTGCCCCTCTGGAATTCCCTTAAATATGTGGCATAAATTTCAAGAATTGCATAAAAAACATGCTGAACAGAAAACCTCAACTTCAGgattcagaaggaagaaaaggaaacactccAGGAAAGGTAAAttgaagaatgaggaagagaCTCATAGTGAACAGACCTCAAGTGAAACCCAGTAGAAGGAGCTTACTCAGTATTTTGGAATCAATGATAGGTTTGAACCccctgttaaaaagaaaaaagttgacaAGTCAGGCCTTGAAAAGAGCATAGACCAGGCTGTGGAAGAGTGGAACATCGAGAAGGCTGAGGAACTCAGCAACCAGCTAGCTACTCGAGAGCTTGGTGTAAAAATCGCTAAGGCGGTTGCCTGCCACAACTTTGTAAAAGACAAAAAGGATGCTGAAAATTCACAGGTTGCccgaaaaaagaagaaacttgcaTGGGGGTTTGAAGCAAAGAAGAGATGGAAAACCAAGAGCAACATGGGATATATGTAG